A genomic stretch from Acidobacteriota bacterium includes:
- a CDS encoding DUF4382 domain-containing protein, which produces MASMAADQERCAMRGPKSRFLLLALVLAAVAAGCDLFDDNGSSTNGGSLNVYLQDAPGNVTELWVKLDAITLYPDPSSPGVGVVADGQPASIDLIATAGGSPTQAATFALDDGSYQCISGTLALDHFVADDGQGGQATCTTVNGMSSIDIPKVCLPAPFLMVDGGAVSVLVDLPVVSGSCDPATGDGTLAFSSPSASLM; this is translated from the coding sequence TGCGTGGACCGAAGAGCCGATTCCTTCTTCTCGCCCTCGTGCTCGCCGCGGTGGCGGCCGGGTGCGACCTGTTCGACGACAACGGGTCCTCCACCAACGGCGGTAGCCTCAACGTCTACCTCCAGGACGCGCCAGGGAACGTCACCGAGCTCTGGGTGAAGCTCGACGCGATCACGCTCTATCCCGATCCGAGTTCGCCCGGTGTGGGCGTGGTGGCCGACGGCCAGCCCGCATCGATCGACCTGATCGCGACGGCGGGCGGGTCGCCCACCCAGGCGGCGACGTTCGCGCTGGACGACGGCAGCTACCAGTGCATCTCCGGCACGCTGGCGCTCGACCACTTCGTCGCCGACGACGGCCAGGGCGGCCAGGCGACCTGCACGACGGTCAACGGGATGTCGTCGATCGACATCCCGAAGGTGTGCCTGCCGGCTCCGTTCCTGATGGTCGACGGCGGGGCGGTGAGCGTGCTCGTCGATCTGCCGGTGGTGTCCGGTTCGTGCGATCCGGCGACGGGAGACGGAACCCTCGCGTTCAGCAGCCCGTCCGCGTCACTCATGTGA